In Brassica rapa cultivar Chiifu-401-42 chromosome A06, CAAS_Brap_v3.01, whole genome shotgun sequence, a single window of DNA contains:
- the LOC103872006 gene encoding ATP-dependent Clp protease proteolytic subunit-related protein 2, chloroplastic: MAVSFNTTLHQSSLSPCCSIKLYSGLKPQSSSFLTNGYQNLNKEFYGRIHKSLQSGTGKASRSRVKMMPIGTPRVPYRNREEGTWQWVDIWNALYRERVIFIGQNIDEEFSNQILATMLYLDTLDDSRRIYMYLNGPGGDLTPSLAIYDTMKSLKSPVGTHCVGLAYNLAGFLLAAGEKGQRFAMPLSRIALTSPAGAARGQADDIQNEAKELSRIRDYLFNELAKNTGQPVETIFKDLSRVKRFNAEEAMEYGLIDKIVRPPRIKADAPRQDETSGLG, from the exons ATGGCGGTCTCGTTTAACACAACCCTTCACCAGTCTTCTCTGAGTCCGTG CTGTAGCATCAAGCTTTACTCTGGCTTGAAGCCTCAATCTTCAA GCTTTTTGACAAATGGGTATCAGAATCTGAATAAGGAGTTCTACGGCAGGATCCACAAGAGTTTGCAATCAGG GACGGGGAAAGCGAGTAGGTCAAGGGTGAAGATGATGCCTATAGGAACACCGAGAGTTCCCTACAGAAACCGAGAGGAAGGCACTTGGCAATGGGTTGATATATGGAACGCCCTT TATCGAGAGCGTGTGATCTTCATTGGACAAAACATTGACGAAGAGTTTAGCAACCAGATATTAGCAACCATGTTGTATCTCGATACTCTTGATGACTCCAGGAGGATTTATATGTACTTAAATGGACCTGGTGGAGAT ctaaCTCCAAGTTTAGCTATTTATGATACAATGAAAAGCTTGAAAAGTCCTGTTGGGACACATTGTGTTGGCCTTGCCTATAACCTTGCAGGCTTTCTTCTTGCTGCCGGTGAAAAG GGTCAACGGTTTGCGATGCCATTGTCAAGAATAGCCCTCACGTCACCAGCTGGTGCTGCCCGTGGTCAG GCTGATGATATCCAAAATGAAGCAAAGGAGCTTTCAAGGATAAGAGACTACCTCTTCAACGAACTAGCCAAGAATACTGGGCAGCCTGTGGAAACG ATCTTCAAAGACTTGAGCAGAGTGAAGAGGTTCAACGCTGAAGAAGCTATGGAGTACGGACTTATTGATAAGATTGTTAGACCACCGCGCATCAAAGCCGACGCTCCTCGCCAAGACGAAACCTCTGGTCTCGgttaa
- the LOC103872007 gene encoding uncharacterized protein LOC103872007 isoform X2 — protein sequence MVNAIKGVFITCDIPMAQFIVNMNNSMPSSQKFIIHVLDSTHLFVQPHVEQMIRSAVAEFRDQNSYEKPS from the exons ATGGTTAATGCCATCAAAGGAGTGTTCATCACCTG CGATATTCCCATGGCGCAGTTCATAGTGAACATGAACAACTCGATGCCTTCCTCTCAGAAGTTCATTATTCATGTTCTCGATAGTACTCACTTGTTTGTCCAGCCTCATGTTGAGCAGATGATCCGCAGCGCCGTTGCTGAGTTTCGTGATCAAAACTCTTACGAGAAGCCttcttaa
- the LOC103872007 gene encoding uncharacterized protein LOC103872007 isoform X1 produces the protein MSNSGNASAEMALVFNPSDMKSSIISLNMNGITKLTSANFITWRLQVQALLEAHELHVFISDTDQTPEETVTDADGAVTPNPTVAVWKRQDRLLYSSILGTLSLNVQPVVARATTTREIWTLLHNTYGKPSRAHVKQIKQSLKKSSKGTQSITEYMRGVMAKADQLALLGAALDHEDLLDYIIEGLSEDYKAIVEMVNGRDVPITLEELHEKLLIRENSLTTTEEINGSSVPVTANAAQTRQFQQPQQTQRPQYRGQSSTRGGYQGRGRGYLGKCQICGTQGHSARRCPHYSSASPQHQIQYRPGAPLLQTPQWHASPQMTHPQWNPQAHYTTASTSDMSVSPWLLDSGASHHIASDLHNMSLHAPYQGGDDVMIGNGTGLPITHTGSTKLPLSSRPLTLNNILCVPSMKRNLISVNKLCKTNNVMVQMCPYEFQVKDLRTGETLVNGKASKGVYEWPTESSSVLNNVLVFSSFKTSRSGWHSRLGHPNSQTLGHMISSFHLPVSSLSSLPCNSCHSNKTHKLPFSNTTLSSSRPLDIIFSDVWTSPIHSIDGYKYFVLFVDHFTRYTWMYPMKTKSQVSQIFPAFKMLVENRFKSKITTLYSDNGGEYVGLRSYLAQHGIAHHTSPPHTPEHNGVSERKHRHIVETGLTLLQHAGIPNTYWSYSFAAAVYLINRMTTPVLANSSPFQALFQTPPNYSKLRTFGCLCYPWIRPYGTNKFTPRSTPCVFMGYSLTQSAFLCLDVSNSRVFVSRHVIFHESIFPFASLLKASTASDTLNISNSSNSASFVPIFSQSSVVPLAPTATVSTPVSGTSPTTTPASSSPPETTSTTATVTTSTSLPQPSATTTETTNTHSMTTRSKNNITKPNQKYGLAAILAELEPANLAQALKDKRWRMSMSDEYNAIVRNRTFDLVPRSMATNIVGCRWLHRIKYNPDGTVKGNKSRLVAKGFHQRPGIDFHETFSPVIKHASIRLVIGLAVAQNWALKQLDVNNAFLQGDLDEEVYMTQPPGFIDKDKPDHVCRLRKAIYGLKQAPRAWYNALRDALISVGFVNSMADASLFVFSSGSLLMYILIYVDDIIVTGNSLLEITKFIKYLSSRFSLKDLGDLSYFLGMEAHRTTSGLHLTQTKYITDLLAKTKMTEAKAVTTPMCSTQVLTQKGGVSLSDPLSFRAIVGSLQYLCLTRPDIAFAVNRLSQFMHHPTTLHLEAAKRVLRYLAGTATKGLFFSRNTPLTLHAYSDADWAGDHDDYTSTGAYIVYLGKQPISWSSRKMKGVARSSTEAEYRSLTGAAAEVLWITHLLQELRVPLKTTPTLFCDNIGATYLAANPVFHSRMKHLALDYHFVRELVQRKFLRVSHISTTDQLADALTKPLPRARFHDLFVKIGLSTTRPS, from the coding sequence ATGTCAAACTCAGGCAATGCCTCAGCCGAGATGGCTCTTGTTTTCAACCCCTCGGACATGAAATCGTCCATCATCTCGCTCAACATGAACGGGatcacaaaactaacctccgcAAACTTCATCACGTGGAGACTTCAAGTTCAAGCTCTACTTGAAGCGCATGAACTTCATGTCTTCATATCAGACACAGATCAGACACCAGAGGAGACAGTCACCGATGCAGATGGAGCAGTCACACCCAACCCAACTGTAGCAGTATGGAAGCGGCAAGATCGTCTTCTGTACAGCTCTATCCTTGGAACTCTCTCACTCAACGTTCAACCAGTTGTTGCTAGAGCAACCACAACTCGAGAGATCTGGACACTACTACACAACACCTACGGGAAACCATCAAGGGCACATGTCAAACAAATCAAACAAAGTTTGAAAAAGAGCAGTAAAGGAACACAATCCATAACAGAGTATATGCGCGGCGTCATGGCCAAAGCCGACCAACTAGCACTACTTGGAGCGGCTCTCGACCATGAAGATCTACTCGACTACATCATAGAGGGACTCAGTGAAGACTACAAAGCCATAGTTGAGATGGTAAATGGTCGTGATGTTCCAATTACTCTTGAGGAACTTCATGAAAAGCTTCTGATTCGAGAAAACTCTCTCACAACAACAGAAGAGATCAATGGCTCATCAGTCCCAGTAACTGCAAACGCAGCTCAAACTCGTCAATTCCAGCAACCTCAACAAACTCAACGACCACAATACAGAGGACAATCATCAACTCGTGGAGGCTATCAAGGTAGAGGTCGTGGCTACCTTGGTAAGTGTCAGATATGTGGGACACAAGGACACAGTGCACGCAGATGTCCACACTACTCCTCTGCTTCTCCTCAACATCAAATTCAATATCGTCCAGGAGCACCACTACTGCAGACACCGCAATGGCATGCTTCTCCACAGATGACTCATCCGCAATGGAACCCTCAGGCTCATTACACAACTGCAAGCACGTCTGATATGTCTGTGTCTCCATGGTTACTAGACAGTGGTGCCTCACATCACATTGCCTCAGACCTCCACAACATGTCTCTCCACGCACCCTATCAAGGAGGCGATGACGTCATGATTGGCAATGGAACCGGACTGCCTATCACCCATACTGGTTCAACTAAACTCCCTCTCTCTTCGCGCCCTTTAACACTCAATAATATTCTTTGTGTTCCATCAATGAAGAGAAATCTTATCTCAGTCAATAAACTCTGCAAGACTAACAATGTCATGGTTCAAATGTGTCCTTATGAATTTCAGGTGAAGGACCTCAGAACGGGGGAAACACTGGTCAACGGCAAGGCCAGTAAAGGTGTCTACGAGTGGCCGACTGAATCTTCCTCTGTTCTTAATAATGTTTTGGTGTTTTCTAGTTTTAAAACCTCGAGATCGGGCTGGCACTCTCGTTTAGGCCACCCGAACTCTCAAACTCTTGGTCACATGATTTCTAGTTTTCATTTACCAGTGTCGTCTTTATCGTCTTTACCCTGCAACTCTTGTCATAGCAATAAAACACATAAACTCCCATTTTCAAACACCACACTCTCTTCGTCTCGCCCTCTTGATATTATCttttctgatgtttggacgTCACCTATTCACTCTATTGATGGCTATAAATACTTTGTGCTATTTGTTGATCATTTCACAAGGTACACTTGGATGTATCCAATGAAAACCAAGTCACAAGTCTCTCAAATCTTTCCAGCGTTCAAGATGCTAGTGGAGAATCGTTTTAAATCGAAAATTACAACCCTATACTCAGACAATGGGGGCGAGTATGTTGGCCTAAGGTCGTATCTTGCTCAACACGGCATAGCTCATCACACGAGTCCACCGCATACGCCAGAGCACAACGGAGTGTCTGAACGAAAGCACAGGCACATTGTGGAGACAGGCCTCACTCTTCTCCAACACGCAGGCATTCCAAACACATACTGGAGCTACTCCTTTGCAGCAGCTGTATATCTCATAAATCGCATGACAACTCCAGTACTGGCGAACTCATCTCCATTTCAAGCCTTGTTCCAGACACCACCAAACTACAGCAAACTCCGAACCTTTGGATGTCTCTGCTACCCCTGGATACGACCCTATGGCACCAACAAATTCACACCTCGCTCGACCCCCTGCGTCTTCATGGGTTACTCTCTTACTCAAAGTGCTTTCCTATGTCTTGATGTCTCTAACTCTCGCGTTTTTGTTTCACGTCATGTCATTTTTCATGAGTCCATCTTTCCATTTGCATCTCTTTTAAAAGCCTCCACTGCATCTGATACTCTTAATATATCTAACTCTTCAAATTCAGCTTCTTTTGTTCCTATATTCAGTCAGTCATCTGTAGTGCCTTTGGCGCCTACGGCGACAGTGTCAACTCCGGTCTCAGGAACTTCACCAACAACGACACCGGCATCATCATCACCTCCTGAGACAACGTCAACAACAGCAACGGTCACTACCTCGACCTCACTACCTCAACCTTCAGCAACTACGACTGAGACAACCAACACTCACTCCATGACAACACGGTCTAAGAACAACatcaccaaaccaaaccaaaagtaTGGTCTGGCGGCTATACTTGCTGAACTAGAACCAGCCAATCTTGCTCAAGCCCTGAAAGACAAACGATGGAGAATGTCCATGAGCGACGAGTACAATGCAATAGTCAGGAACAGAACGTTTGATCTTGTTCCACGATCAATGGCCACGAACATTGTTGGCTGCAGATGGCTTCATCGCATCAAATACAACCCTGATGGTACAGTCAAAGGCAACAAGTCGCGTCTCGTCGCAAAGGGCTTTCACCAACGACCGGGAATCGACTTTCATGAGACATTCAGTCCTGTCATTAAACATGCCTCTATACGTCTGGTCATTGGACTAGCAGTAGCACAGAACTGGGCTCTCAAGCAGCTAGATGTCAACAACGCATTCCTCCAAGGGGATCTCGATGAAGAAGTCTATATGACCCAGCCGCCGGGATTCATTGATAAGGACAAACCCGACCATGTCTGTCGACTACGCAAGGCTATCTACGGTCTAAAACAagctcctagagcatggtataaTGCTCTCCGAGACGCACTCATCAGTGTTGGATTTGTCAACTCCATGGCTGATGCATCACTATTTGTGTTCAGCTCAGGCAGTCTGCTCATGTACATCCTAATATATGTAGATGACATCATTGTGACCGGTAACAGTCTACTGGAAATCACCAAGTTCATCAAATACTTGTCATCACGCTTCTCCCTTAAGGATCTCGGTGATCTATCCTACTTCCTCGGCATGGAGGCTCATCGAACTACTTCAGGACTCCACCTCACACAAACCAAATACATCACTGATCTTCTCGCTAAAACAAAGATGACTGAAGCTAAAGCCGTCACCACTCCTATGTGCTCTACGCAAGTGCTGACTCAGAAAGGTGGTGTCTCTCTCAGTGATCCTCTATCGTTCCGTGCAATTGTTGGTAGCCTGCAGTATCTCTGTCTTACAAGGCCTGACATAGCCTTTGCAGTCAACAGATTGTCTCAGTTCATGCACCACCCTACAACACTCCACCTCGAAGCAGCAAAGCGCGTACTTCGATACCTTGCGGGCACTGCAACAAAAGGACTATTCTTCTCTCGCAACACGCCACTCACACTCCATGCCTACTCAGACGCAGACTGGGCAGGAGATCACGATGACTACACGTCCACAGGAGCATACATTGTCTACCTTGGCAAGCAACCTATCTCTTGGAGCTCCCGCAAAATGAAAGGAGTTGCTCGCTCCAGCACAGAAGCCGAGTACAGAAGCCTTACTGGAGCAGCAGCAGAAGTCCTATGGATCACTCACCTCCTCCAAGAACTCCGGGTTCCCTTGAAGACCACACCAACTCTGTTTTGTGACAACATAGGAGCAACCTACTTGGCAGCAAACCCGGTCTTCCACTCACGAATGAAACATCTAGCACTGGACTATCACTTTGTTCGGGAGCTGGTACAACGCAAGTTTCTTCGTGTGTCACACATCAGCACCACAGACCAACTCGCTGATGCACTCACCAAACCTCTTCCGAGGGCACGGTTTCATGATCTATTCGTCAAGATTGGACTGTCTACGACTCGTCCATCTTGA
- the LOC103872008 gene encoding protein cornichon homolog 4, with amino-acid sequence MGDIWAWLISFFFLIALVGIIVYQLVCLADLEFDYINPYDSAARINYVVLPEFIVQGVLCVFYLFTGHWFMAILCLPYMYYNFQLYSKRQHLVDVTEIFNLLNWEKKKRLFKLAYIILNLFLTIFWMIYSALDDYED; translated from the exons ATGGGAGATATTTGGGCATGGCTTatatccttcttcttcctcatcgcTCTTGTCGGAATCATAGTGTATCAG CTTGTATGCTTAGCGGATCTGGAGTTTGATTACATAAACCCTTACGACTCAGCGGCGAGGATAAACTACGTGGTGTTACCGGAGTTCATTGTACAAGGAGTTCTATGTGTGTTCTATCTCTTTACAGGACACTGGTTCATGGCAATCCTTTGTCTCCCTTATATGTACTACAACTTCCAACT TTACTCGAAGCGACAACATTTGGTAGATGTCACGGAGATCTTCAATCTGTTAAACTGGGAGAAGAAGAAACGGCTGTTCAAGCTTGCTTACATAATCCTTAACCTCTTTCTCACTATCTTCTG GATGATTTATTCAGCGTTGGATGATTATGAGGATTGA
- the LOC103872010 gene encoding uncharacterized protein LOC103872010 produces MSTTNNNAPTAAQQQQPETTAMDGLTPEELTAKALSKRYEGLMTVRNKAVKGKGAWYWTHLEPILVRNTDTALPKAVKLRCSLCDAVFSASNPSRTASEHLKRGTCPNFTSSSVSTPSSSSSPSHPHHHHRKRNSSGAAVPSRLSSPHPITVVDPSRFCGGELQYSAAPPPPMLSGGRDDLVPLAMLEDSVKKLKSPKPSHTQSLTRSQVDSALDSLSGWVYESCGSVSLSGLEHPKFRAFLTQVGLPTVSKRDFATTRLDLKYEEARVESESRIRDAMFFQIASDGWDSNLVSLIVNLPNGMSLYRKAVLVNGAVPSNYAEEVLLETVKGICGNSPQRCVGVVSDKFKNKALRSLEGRHQWMVNLSCQFQGVNSLVKDFVRELPLFKSVSQNCERLAKFINSTAGIRNAHCKYQLREHGEAIMLRLPPLHCSSSGSSSKACCYFEPLFNLLEDVLSSARAIQLVMHDEACKAVLMEVHMAREVAEMVGDGGFWNEVEAVHALIKLVKEMARRIEEDKLLVGQCLPLWDELRAKIKDWDSKFNVGGGHVDEIVERRFKKCYHPAWAAAFILDPLYLIRDSSGKYLPPFKCLSPEQEKDVDKLITRLVSRDEAHIALMELMKWRTEGLDPMYARAVQMKERDPVSGKMRIANPQSSRLVWETYLSEFRSLGKVAVRLIFLHATTCGFKCNSSLLKWVSSHGRSHAAIDRAQKLIFISANSKFERRDFSNEEDRDAELLAMANGDDNLLNDVLVDTSSV; encoded by the coding sequence ATGTCGACGACGAACAACAACGCTCCAACGGCGGCTCAGCAGCAGCAACCGGAGACGACGGCGATGGACGGGTTAACTCCGGAAGAGCTAACGGCGAAGGCTTTGAGCAAGAGATACGAAGGGTTGATGACGGTGAGGAACAAAGCAGTGAAAGGGAAAGGCGCGTGGTACTGGACTCACCTCGAACCAATCCTCGTACGCAACACCGACACTGCTCTCCCCAAAGCAGTTAAACTCCGCTGCTCCTTATGCGACGCCGTTTTCTCCGCCTCCAACCCTTCCCGCACCGCCTCCGAGCATCTCAAACGCGGCACCTGTCCCAATTTCACCTCTTCCTCCGTCTCCactccttcctcctcctcttctccttctcatcctcaccaccaccaccggaaACGCAACTCCTCCGGCGCCGCCGTTCCTTCCCGCCTCAGCTCTCCTCATCCGATAACCGTCGTCGATCCTTCCAGATTCTGCGGCGGGGAATTGCAGTACTCCGCCGCTCCTCCTCCGCCGATGCTCTCCGGCGGAAGAGACGATCTAGTTCCGCTGGCTATGCTCGAAGACAGCGTGAAGAAGCTCAAGAGTCCCAAACCGTCTCACACGCAGTCTCTCACGAGATCGCAGGTAGACTCGGCGCTGGACTCTCTCTCCGGCTGGGTCTACGAGTCATGCGGCTCGGTCTCGCTCTCGGGTCTGGAGCATCCGAAGTTCCGAGCTTTTCTCACCCAAGTCGGTTTACCGACCGTCTCCAAGAGGGACTTCGCCACGACGAGACTGGACCTAAAGTACGAGGAGGCGAGGGTTGAGTCCGAGTCGCGAATCCGAGACGCCATGTTCTTCCAAATCGCGTCGGACGGGTGGGACTCTAATCTGGTGAGTCTGATCGTGAATTTACCCAACGGGATGAGTCTCTACCGTAAGGCGGTTCTGGTTAACGGAGCGGTTCCGTCTAACTACGCGGAGGAGGTTTTGTTGGAGACGGTTAAGGGTATTTGCGGGAATTCACCTCAGAGGTGCGTTGGGGTGGTTTCAGATAAGTTCAAGAACAAAGCGCTGAGGAGCCTCGAGGGGCGGCATCAGTGGATGGTCAACCTGTCGTGTCAGTTCCAAGGGGTCAACAGTTTGGTCAAAGACTTTGTCAGGGAGCTGCCTTTGTTCAAATCGGTATCTCAAAACTGCGAGAGGCTCGCTAAGTTTATTAACAGCACGGCGGGGATACGTAACGCGCACTGTAAGTATCAGCTCCGAGAGCACGGCGAAGCGATAATGCTGCGGTTGCCTCCTTTGCATTGTAGTAGTAGTGGTAGTAGTAGTAAGGCTTGTTGTTACTTTGAGCCATTGTTTAATCTTCTTGAGGATGTGTTGAGTTCCGCTAGAGCGATTCAGCTTGTGATGCATGATGAGGCTTGTAAAGCTGTTTTGATGGAGGTTCATATGGCTAGGGAGGTTGCGGAGATGGTTGGAGACGGAGGGTTTTGGAACGAGGTGGAGGCGGTTCACGCTTTGATCAAGCTTGTTAAAGAGATGGCTCGGAGGATAGAGGAAGATAAGCTGCTCGTTGGGCAATGTCTTCCTCTATGGGACGAGCTGAGAGCTAAGATTAAAGATTGGGATTCTAAGTTTAACGTAGGGGGAGGACATGTTGATGAGATCGTTGAGAGAAGGTTCAAGAAGTGTTATCACCCGGCTTGGGCTGCTGCGTTTATACTCGACCCTCTTTACTTGATAAGAGATAGCAGCGGGAAGTATCTTCCTCCGTTTAAATGTTTGTCACCAGAGCAAGAGAAAGATGTAGATAAGTTGATAACAAGGCTTGTGTCTAGAGACGAGGCACACATTGCGTTGATGGAGCTTATGAAATGGAGAACCGAAGGGCTTGATCCTATGTACGCACGTGCGGTTCAGATGAAAGAGCGTGACCCGGTCTCTGGTAAGATGAGGATAGCAAATCCTCAAAGCAGTAGGCTTGTTTGGGAGACGTATCTAAGCGAGTTCAGGTCACTAGGGAAAGTTGCTGTAAGGCTCATTTTCCTCCATGCTACTACTTGTGGGTTCAAATGCAATTCCTCTCTTTTGAAATGGGTTAGCTCTCATGGGAGGTCACATGCAGCCATAGATAGAGCTCAGAAGCTGATCTTTATATCAGCTAATTCGAAGTTTGAAAGAAGAGATTTCTCTAATGAGGAGGATAGGGATGCAGAGCTACTAGCCATGGCTAATGGTGATGACAATTTGCTTAACGATGTTCTTGTGGACACATCCTCGGtgtga